TTATTGATGAGGGGATGGATGGAGAGATGGTGAGTtgagattattcaaataacccaatctGTACAAGGCCTTACTGAATTTTTGGTTAAACTAAGTTTAGATACACCAAGTTTTCAAATATGATCCCATCCAGACCAAACCCCGGATGAGAAATTGGGCTGAAATAGTCTTCCCAATGATTCAAACACACATTCTACTATTTATATAAGCGTCTAACACACATAAGAGTTATTGTACTAGTTACAATATTACCCTTAAACATTTTCATAGCATCTTTACCAATGCTGTAAGAAAAAAAGTATCTTATTTAACTGTTGTACCTAAACAAGTAATTATGCAATCACATTAAGGTTTTGGAAGCACAAATAACAACAttaacttaatatttatttttgacaatCAGCAACAAGGTTCGGCTGCAGCTTCTGAAATGGAGGTTGAAGGATTGAAGCTTTTCTATGAAAAGTCCAAGCAGATGGTCCAGAAACAAAAGAAGATGTATGCAGATTTATATGAGTTCTGTGCAAATGAAGTTTTGAATAGAGACCAAGCTGGGAACTGTAATGGTAGTACTTAATGGGGGATTTGTTCTTTCTTACTTTAAAAGTTAAGTATTTTGGTAGTTGTTAATGTATATTCTTAATGTTTGTTGGCCATTTGTGATTGAAAGTTTTGCAATTCTTCTCTggcttttatttgatttgtgtGGTACATTAAAATAACACAACATTGTTCACTTAGTACATAccactttatatattaaacaaccAAGATTAcgttattacattattattatgatgatgatATAGATGGTATGAGACTTAATATGAGAGATTACAAGCAACATCATATTAATCAAATCAAAGCTGGTACTGTAGATGGAATCCAAACAAGATGATCATCAGGGAAGAAATGACACACCGATGAAGAACCAGGCTCGGTTCCTAACACCTGAAATGCCACATGGCTTTGGCTCCATTTGGAAGTGTCCAAGTGGCAAACCGCAACAGCCTCCACTCTATCTCCATTTTCACCCTTCAACAAGACCTTAAACACCCTATTTTCGCCCTCTTGATAATGACAATAGAACACCGCAAAAGGGTAAGGCATGGAATGACAAGGCACAATTTTTGAAGCAGCGTAGTACTCAGTGAAATCCATGATAGTGAAGTTTTGGAAAAGGATGTTTGATTTCGTTAGATGAATGGTGGATATGGATTGGATGTCCGAGACATCCATTCCTAGGACACCACTTGCGAATTCAAGCATGGACTCCAAAGAGGTGACACATAACTTGGTCTCACCCATGGCGGGGTTTCTTTCGCAGTCTTTAAGGGTTTCTTCCATGGCTACGGCTTGTGGAGATTGTTGAGAGAAAGAGAAGTATCTAAGGAGGGAAGGAAGTTCTTGAGACGAGAAAGGGAGAGATTCGGCCTCATTTCTTGGCAAGAAATGAGGAGAGGAAGAAGGGTCCCTTTTAGGAAAGTGGATTGGAATTGTGTTCCCAACCATAAGATCATCAAAAGTGAAAAACACTACTACCAATGGATCATCCATCATGTAATGATGATGATTCATATGAGTCATTGGATGGCCGTGTTGATTGTGGTGGTGATCGCGATGTACTACCATTTCAATATTAACGGGATTGTCCGATTGATCTATGGTCAAAACCCTTGGATCCAGCTTGTTGGATTGGCAACTTCCATGGGAGAACTacataaattgataaaaatataattaatattgttcatGCAAATAGTATATTAATGAAGTTAGATtgatgaataaaaagagttaccATGAAAAGAAGTAGATGAAGGAAAACAATCCAAGAAGCAAGTCGATAAACCATTTCGAAGATTTGTCTAGacgaaaaataatattgttgatCAGCTTTGGAGCAAAAGGCTAATGGGTGATGGTTCCTTAAAAGtctaacaaataatttaatttaatgaattcaTGATAATGATGTTGATCATACTATTGTTAATCATGCGGAGACCCTAACATTTTTGTccatttctttattttgttttaacccATATCATCATAATAAGCAATCCACGTCATAGCTGAGCTGGATTTCATgtgaattaagaaaaaataacattttttgataaaattaaaaataataatattttgaattaaagatGGCGAAAGTGGAGAAAGAAgattgataagaaaaaaaaatgaattcaagagttaaatgaaatattataaatttaattgcaaGATTGATTTAACTGAAAAACTAACCAAATGGTATGTAAACCTAATAAAGGGTATGTATTGAGATATACATTGAGATCGATAAATTTTGGTTGATATGTATTGAGAATGAGATCATTCAcgttttaacttaatttattgcGCATACCGATGTTGATATCATTCAAACTATTAAAGATGCCCTTAACTTCTTTTCTAATGTTACAGGTCTATTGATTAATGAGGAAAAAGTGCAGTTTTCTATGGTAGTGTAGATGATGATACTAAGGCGCGGATTCAGGACATTATGGGTATTGGCGAAGGGTCTTTTCCGGTTCATTACTTGGGGATTCCGCTCACGACAAGGCAAATTCAAGTTAAACATGAATTGATTATGGGCGCTTCAAACAAAACATGATTATTTGTGGGTGAAGTGGGTGCACTCGTGAATTGAGTATTTGGACATGTAGAATAAAGGATGATATGACTTGGTACTTGAAAAAAATTCTGAAACTTAAAAATAGCCTTGCATCTATTTTTGATATTCGTTTTGGAGATGGGCGTGGCACTCTCTtttggcacgacccttggtttgaaaaccggCCTTTGATCATTAGGGAGGAGTTCCGAAGCTTGAGGATAAGAAAGGACTGCACGGCTTATACAATCTATGACATTCTTGGAGGGCTTTGGAATTCTACCATTACAcgggttttggagggaaaaagaGCATTGGATTACTTGAGCGGAATTAATTTTTGTGATAGACCCGACGCTCATTTGTGGAGAGCAGAGGAGGATGGGAATCTTAAGTCGAGGATAATTTGGAATAGTATTAGAGATAGGGGCCAAACCGTAAGTTGAGCTTCTCTTGTGTGGTCTTCAAAAGTTATTCCAAGACACCGATTTATTCTTTGACTGGCTTTCCGAGGCAGACTTAGCACCCGTGACCGTATTCTTGATTACATGGATATTCCGGATGCCAATTGTGTACTTTGTAATGGGATCGCGGAGTCCATTGATCATCTTCTTGGGGGCTGTTTTTTTCCTAAGTCCATTTGGAAACTTTTCACTTCAGCCATGGGGATTGTGCGATTATCGGAGTATTGGGAAGAGATTAAAGTTGCTGCCCAAGCCTTTTCTAAAGGTTATAAATTTCATGCTAACTCTTTAAGTGTGGATTTGCTGCCATCGTTTATCATGTGTGGATCGAAAGAAATGCAAGGGTTTTTGGTAGAGTTCGTCGAAACATTGATCATGTATGGAGTGACGTCGTATTTGATTGTGGTGCGCTTATTAGGACGTGGAGGCGAATTCCCAAAGGCGAGCGGGAGTGGAACTTATGTCATTATGGAAGGTTGATTATGGAGAAATCACATCTTTGAAATGTTTTATTGTGTTTTGTTTGTAATTCATGTATGTTGTTATATTTGGATTGTGTACTTGTTTGATTCCTTGAACTATGATTTAACTTTCTAGGTTTGTTAGaaaagttaaatgaaaatatgTCCGATTTTTCCCGTTTTAgggatttttaataaaatgacaataaGTCGTTTTCCCCCCTAAAAAAACTTAActtattgtatttttatcttattatattCGAATTAatggaaataattttatttatttttaaataatatcaatttcTCACAAATATAGATACATATCACAAATAATTGAATACTCAGACAAATCAAATAATCATTCAGATAAATAAACTCAATGCTCCAAATTAATAAAGGTTGTGTAAGAGGGATTCCCCTAGAAATGATTGTGACATGAGACCATTTTCAAAGTTTGTACATATGCACATTAATTTCATACTTAATCATATTAAGCATGTTCATGTCTATTCCACAAGTTTTGATTTGataaatttgtataattaatcTCAGCCCCACTTTGGGAAAATATTTGAGCAATTATCTACTCTTTAGCTAATTTCCAAATAAAGTTTTGTTTTGATGCAAGGTTCATGTCAATATCTTTTCAACCAAGGCATGCTTAATATGACATGCAAACAAATCCAATTATTACAAAGGTAATAATCTATTTGtgtgtatttattttgtaatataatgaCATGCACTAAAGTGGTACAAAAATATGTCTAAAAGTATACCAAAATAGTAAAACAATCTCTTTGCTTAAAAGACTTGATAagattgaatataaaaaaaaaactgaaaaaccATTTTTTCCAAGAAAATAAAACACATGAACATCTTAAGAAGAGGGAACAATTTTATTCTTACACCTATTGGAGTTGATggatttttcttttcatttgctCATGTTTCCATTTTTACTGAACTTTCATTTACATATGCGGATTAATTCATGTTTATTTTTGTaacaataatacattatttatacaAGTGATTATTGTAAAAAACAAAGGTTCTAAGTAGAATTTGAATTAACatgattttgaaatatcataaaCGTGTATTAATTAATgcataaaatatgaaaaatcttaaaatatttttttaacaaataactGAGAAATGATTGATGGAGAGAATGGAAGAGAGAATGAAGTGACACaaactgaaaaaaataaaataatttatattttatcttttttttttcacactttttttttccaaccaatgaggTACATATCAcgtcattttttctctcattctctcCCTTAGTCCCCTGTTACCTcacaattattttatagagatcaataagaaaacaataaaag
This is a stretch of genomic DNA from Impatiens glandulifera chromosome 4, dImpGla2.1, whole genome shotgun sequence. It encodes these proteins:
- the LOC124935393 gene encoding BURP domain-containing protein BNM2A-like — protein: MVYRLASWIVFLHLLLFMFSHGSCQSNKLDPRVLTIDQSDNPVNIEMVVHRDHHHNQHGHPMTHMNHHHYMMDDPLVVVFFTFDDLMVGNTIPIHFPKRDPSSSPHFLPRNEAESLPFSSQELPSLLRYFSFSQQSPQAVAMEETLKDCERNPAMGETKLCVTSLESMLEFASGVLGMDVSDIQSISTIHLTKSNILFQNFTIMDFTEYYAASKIVPCHSMPYPFAVFYCHYQEGENRVFKVLLKGENGDRVEAVAVCHLDTSKWSQSHVAFQVLGTEPGSSSVCHFFPDDHLVWIPSTVPALI